Genomic segment of Coffea arabica cultivar ET-39 chromosome 1e, Coffea Arabica ET-39 HiFi, whole genome shotgun sequence:
GCTAAACTTTTCATTACTCCAGCAGCAAGCAAACTACTTCAAAGGGGCCTTTTTAAGAACACAAGAATGAAAAGTAGTATCTTTGTTTATATCAGTACGTCAATCACTCGCCACAGCTGAAAGTATCACAACgttttagctttttttttccttttttaattcttttaccATTAGTAGAGGCCTAGCATTTTCCACAAAGACGAAATATTATTGCTTTGTGTAAATAGCATGAGAATCACTTTGTTTTATAGTTGTgttatgagttttttttttttggttctggTTCCACAGTGACTTACTGATGAAGTGCAACAAAATTAGGAAGATACTCAGACCCCTTTACAAAATAACACCATTAAAGTTAGGAAATCACCAATTCAATACAAGTAGTTAAACAGAAACTATCAACAAAGCCAAGTCAAAGAACATATTGAAAATGCAATTGTTGGGGGCAAGAAAAAAGAATCTCTTTATTGCCTTGTTTATACGGATAGCGCGAATGGCATCTCTGTCTGAAGTGTTAGCgggagaagaagaggaggagggCCTCCGGCTGCGTCCAGCGGGCTTTGGGGcggcggtggtggtggtggtggagtcaGCAGCAGTAGAAGAAGAGCAGCAACGGGCAATCAAGGCAGAAGAACAAATAGGATGAGAAGGGGTTGTTCTTCTGAAAGAAATAAGAGGAATGGGGTTCGCCGATAACACTCTAGAAGTAGAAGTAGTAGCAAAATGGAGGAGGTGCCTCAACTTCAATGGCTGCTGCAGCATCGCCTCCACAGCCATTTTCCTTCCCTCTTTTTCTGCGTGCTTCAATTCTCTGCCCGGATGGATATCCCATAAAATCTCTGTGGAATTTTGGACAAATTGCTCGATGAGTCCCTAAAATGTTTTGCTAAGTTTGAGATGACTCTTTCATTTTTGACTTCAATCATTTTAGTCCTTCAAACTTTTAAACTGTTGAACCACTTTGGCTACTTGCATGGAGGAGTGCAAAGGAACTGACCTCAATCAAATCATTCCCAAGTTTATTCGGTCAAAATTTGAGCTCGAACTTGTGTTAACGGAGtctaaataattcaaaaaaaaaaattttgacgaCACAAGATGTATCCAAACATTTGCCGGACAAATTTCACGTAATTGTACAAAGTCTCGTCCAAAAATACACAACAATGTTAACTCGGCAGAATTCGAACTAGTGACCTACGAGATACTACCGCATGTGGTCACTAGCTAAGTTCCCTGCTGGAGGCCGAGTAACTCAAATAGTTAGACGAACTCGAGTCTTATATATAACATTGAAACCCCGTAAAGGCTAATTCGACTTAATTTGAGCTACATACAACAAATAAGGTCTTCCTTGTTCCAACCTCACTAGGGGATCACTTTCACGTCTAAACTCAAATTAACACTACATACAGGAAACAAAAATGTGTGTAGTTTGCGTATGTAATATGTATGGTGTGATTAACAGCGACTAATGAGAAGTTTGTGAGTACTGGGCTCTCAAGTCAAAAGTTCCAAATGTCACTCACTGTTTGTTGAACTTTTGAAGAGATGACGATGAGCTTTGAGGGAATTTGACAAGCGTTTATGAAGTACTGTGCTCTGGCAAACTACAgaagtaatatatatatatatatacagaaaaaaaaaaaaaagaatcattcATTGTACCGTGGAACAATTATTTGATCTGGGAAAATCATCAAGGAAGATTCTCATCGAcgacacatatatacatacacacacaagcatgcatgcatgcatgttaAATTCAACCAATGGTTGCAGAGGATGATGATGTTTACATGATCAGGTTCTCAAAAACTTGAACCAAGCTAGCTAATTAATTACATAATTGATCGAACAAATGAGAATCGGAATTAGCTGTTGCTGTTTTCTGCAGGGAGAGTATAACTTCTTCCCTTACCTTTCAATTGTTCACATCCTGAAGCGCAGGCCTTTTCACAAGCCGCATCTGTGGCCTTATCTAACCCCATACATATCGGCATGCAACCCTCTACGCACATTGATTTTGAGGCAACGGCATTTGTTAATCTTAGAGTTGTGCTTGTCGCTAAAACTATCATACTAGTATATATCATCGTCACTGCTGCATTACATCTTCTGCGAGACATCATCTCGTGCTGATATGATATCAAGCCACCAATTTGATCTTCTAATGAAACCAACCTTTCCAAGACTCGCGAGGGGGATGGGATGactgtttatttgctttcaaaCCTTCGGGAAAAGAGCCGCTCAAGTTAAGCTCGAGTTTAGATTAAGGAAGCATGGCATGACCGACTAGATATGCAAATATACTTgcataaaagaaagaaaaaaatgtcaCAAGCATTTGACTCCAATAAAAAGGGTGTTCATCTTTTAACatctcttttattttatgtttccCTTTTGGTAAATATTTGAGAGAGGTAGTGAGTAAAATGAGGAGGTGGCTTGGAAAATTGATGTGGTTAAATGATTGAGAGCACTCAAAATTTCTCCAACCatccacctctctctctctctctctctctctctctctctctctctctctctctacacacaaaaatgactaaTATTTTTCTTGTCACGTCCATCCTATTTTGTATTAACATTTCAAAACGCTATACTCCATACTTTAAGGTTAAtggcttctcttttttttttgttgggggggggggggggggactaAGGGAAACGCTACCCTAATCTACAGGGGAGGGGGAGCCAGAGAGCTATAAATCGTGTATGAGTGTTGAGGAAGATGAGTTTGGGAGttgagagttggagagaaaaataagagaaatttaGAGTTTTCCCTTGTTTAGACATTTtaagtgagaaaaaaaaaagtaagaaaatggaaagatagattgatttaaaaaaattttgtctcCAAAATTAGAGAGAAATGGAAGGAAACTTCAGAGCACGTTTTCCctataaataaaaaatcataaTACCATATGACTCTAACATCATTTCAAAAATCATCTACCTATAATGCCAAAATCATTTCCCTTCCCTTCCTAACTCCCAATCAAcgtgggaagaaaaaaaaaatatatatatatatatataaatatcataTTTATTCTCTTCCCTTGGTTTGTGTCATAACTCGTCCTGTCttatctcttctttttttttctcccctccTTCGAGctccaaaagagaaaaaaaaagaagtcttttttccctttctcttaAAAACAAATGACTAGTATTTTAGTGAGCATGGGTTGATCCATGCCAGGAAAAAGACTGTCCTAATCCTAAGTGGTTGAGCAGTTCGGCCCAAACCCATGTGATGTGGGTCGTCATGTTTCACTTGTCGTCAAGTCAAGCACGAGAATGAAAATTACAGACAGATACAGAAataaataagaagaagaaaaggcaaagtgaaaaaagaaagaaacggaGCAGATACGGACAGATACAACAGGCGTCACTCGTCGGTTGTGCAAGAAGTCCGATTTGCAGGATAAAACAGGCGACAGTTTTGAAGGATCCAAAATACAGCAGCGTCTATACAAAAAGAGAAAGGGAAGGATCCTTTTCTTTAACTCtaaatcatacaaaaagagaatgGTATTTAACAGTGTAATGTTAGTTTCAGTTGCCAGAACCTCCGCAGAGGTATGGCAGCAAATGGCCTGTTTCGGGGAGCATCAACGCATAGACGGCCAGCAAATGGTGGATCTGGTCATCCGCTTCCCTCTTCAACAGCTTGGCCGCTTGCTTCTTTACATTTGGACTTTCCTCTGCGTCCCTCCTCAGCCCTATTACTATCCTACTTATTCTTATTAccgtgatgatgatgatgatgatgatactAGTTCTGATGATGATGGTGCTGGTGATGGTGCTGGTTCTTCCTCCCCGACTAGTTCTCGATATTTTTATTACCACCAACAACGCCCAGAtgctgatgatgatgatgatggtgcTGGTGCTGGTGCTGGTTCTTCCTCCTCTACCACTTCTCGATATTTTTATTACCACCAACAACGCCCAGATGCTGATGATGATTCTTCCCTATCAGATTGATTTGATCGGCTGACTGTTGTCTTTTGTAAAGTTACTTTCTTTGGAATAATAGTAGTGTTCTTCTTTTAATTCCTGTATATAATTGATCTTTTCTCCTCCTGACTTTGTGTTAACTTTTTCAGATtagattttcatttttctctttgaatTGGTTTTGTGGAATTCATGAGTTTGTGACTTCCACAAACAGATGATCTTTTCTGTAATATATCAAGagcaacaaagaaaaaaaaaatgaaaaggagcAGATTTTTAGAGTGCGTATGCTTTGGGATTGCTGTTGAAATTGAAGGTTCTTCAGCTTGTGTCTCTTTTTTATTTCTGTCATTTTTTTAATGGGCAATATAACCTGTGGAATTGCCTACTTCCTGGTTAGGTTCTTGAGcttgtttctcttttttatttctGTCATTTTTTTATGGGCACTATAATCTGTGGAATTGCCTACTTCCTGGTTTAGTTCTTGACCATGCTTTATTTAAAcattctttgcattagttaatTTTATGAAGAAATTAAGTAGCGAATTCAAGGGATGGCAATGTGAGTGCAAATGAAACATTTAGGTGTACCTTTTGCTCAAATGTTTTGCTACATTAAGTTACTTGTGTATGGTGTTGCATTTTATCAGCTGAATGATGTTGGCACCCAAACAATGGTgtttaacatcttgaattcagCTGAAATTTTTTATCTCCACTACTGGTAAGCTGCCTGTTTTCTGCACTTTAACTAAGATTTCCTACTTTGTCATTCTTTTATGTGAAACCCCCTTATTTAGTTCTAGTTGCAGTGCTATTATCATGTTAATCAATTAACAACTGTAATGCATCAGCTGATGACCTAACTTTCTGTGTTATCTCATTACTCCACTGTCACTAGTTCAGTCTCCTGACTACACTATTCTCCTCTTTGATGGTCTGATATGCATAGATGTCATCTATCACAGAGagtgagaaaatttcatgtaattttgaCTTGATTCTGCTCAGGGACAGGAAGGAAGGAACAGACTTTGATGTAGAAAAGCACTCTTGACTTGACTCTGGGCAATTATCAGTTCACAAACTgattcttagttttttttatcttttttttttgaataaacaGATTACTAGTTCACCTTTTTTTGGAAGTGGCATCTTGAGCACTATAAGTTGACACATGATGAAGGTTTATGCATAAATAATTACCACCAACATCTAAATTGTCATGCAACAAAATTAAGATTAATGGTGCAGATGTCTGAGTTTCCTCTAAAATTCTCAAAAATGGATcccaaattgaaattttgggtGTACAAGTAACTTACTGTAATGTTGCATACTTTTTGGTACAGTGACTTTGCAGAACAATATAATCAAATGATTATAAAGATAGTGCCCTTCACTATCAACAACATGATTTTGATTTGTCTACCCCTTTATAACGTTGATTTGTCTAAAtgtcatcaattgaaatttgcagTTACCAAACACAGAGTGCTTCAGCTCACATACATTATTGTTTGCTTGCTTACTATTGATTGCAATAGCTAAGCATTTCATGCAAGATTGAGTTTCTGATATCTTGAGAACTTCAGGTGCTTACTTTATTTGAGCAGAtactctttcttcttcttagaCAAGGTTGTAAGGTGGATTTGTGTCCAAGAAGCTCATTCCTTGGAAGCACATTCCTTCAGCTGAAAAGTATTGGGTCTCACTTGAACTTATGATTTCCTGGCCTTTATTTTTGTTCTTAAGCTAGAAAGGTGCATTAATTGCCCAGATTTTCCTATTTAGACCAGAAAGATGGGCTACGGTGGACGTATGCTTTTGAACTTTTGACAAGTTTGAAAAAGCCGATTTCTTCTAAATTTTCAGCTCATCTTGAATTGTTCAATTCTTCCATGATTACCACCATTCCTCAGTAAAAATCTCATCCCTTTTCGACAACTTGATTATCTTTCCATATGCTTGGTCTGGGCAATAGcaacacaaaatttttttttttgggtaatatAAGCTTAGGCTAGGTTAGGTTTATAGGTTATGTATAGCTaacgagttttttttttgttttccttttaagCTACGTAGTATAGGCTGAAAGAAGATAATTCAATTCGTTTTCCTCCCGAAACATGGCCAAAATTTTTCCTGAGAAACGTTTTTAGTTATCATTTGTCAAAAGCACACTGTGAAGAGAGGAGACACAAAGCTTTTCAGCCGAAGCAGCAGTTTTCAGCTTGATTCAAGTCTCCTACTGGAAGTGGAAGTTTTCAGAGGATTGTCATATAAGATGCAAGATTGAAGGTCTATTACACAGAACAAACGAGAACGTCATTGTGGGGGAGTTTCTTTACTTAAGCATCCAAATCCATATATGTTTTATACATTCATCCACGAAGTTGAGGCATCCAAACCGAAGAATTGAACCTGTTCATTCTAAGTTACATGGACTTCCAGAACAAGCTGATTGCATGAAGAGCATTAGGATCTCATTCTTAACAGTTACAACTAATGATCGGTGTTTCATCCACAAAATGTATATGCTTATTCGCCACTGAACTGATCAGCAATCCTGgcggaaaagaaaatgataaagcAATCAACATTGTTTTCAGGACTAAGAAATTGATGACCTTTCAATGTAACGGCTAAAGAACAATTATAAGGCCAAACGTTACTTTCTTTCAAGTTGTAGCTAGTAATAGCTCGTATCAACTTGCAAGTTTCTGGGCTCCggctaagaagaaaaaaaaaagttgcaagTTTCTTGAACTATAATATATTCTTTCTAGAGCACGAAACTCAAACAAATTATGTATGTAGCATtcaataattaaacaattttcATAGCCCACAATCTCATCTGACATCAATGTCGCAGCCATGCACTGTAGTATGAGCGGATGGGATCCAAGTACGTAACAAATCTGACGCACAGGCCATGATTAATCTAACCCCATGTTCTTGTGCACAGGCTTTAGTTGCTCATTGGGTGCACGAGCTCAAATTCAGCTTGTGGTCGTTGACAGAGCTCACTCCACTTGGGAATCCAAAAATGACCAAAAGCTCTTCTTGAACAGCTCTCCTACATGAATAAAAGTCATATTCGTTATTGActtcaactcgtatttcaaattCCTAAAAGGCAGTTTTAGTTTCCAGCCTCCAGTAAATGTTTTATATCTTCCAATAAATTATTAGGATTAACTGATTTTTGTACTAcctatttaaaataaatttgtgttttgaaaaaaagtgatgatcatgatttttctttttctttttctttctttcttttctttttttttttgtagtaacGAATGCAGAGATATAGAAGCATTAAACAATAAAGATTTACATTTTTAACCAGATATGcttcaccccaaaaaaaaaggctcaGAAGACAGACATGTCATTGTAATGCACAGGCTATAGCTACATGTCTTTTTACTGCTGAAAAATTATTTTGCCGTGAAAAAAACTAAAGAAGGTATTGGAGAACCTTTCTCATAATTGATCATGAAGAATGAGTGAATCACAAAGCATAATCAGAAAGAATGGTCTTAAAATACGTTGACTTATCCATCTGGATTTGTATCAAATGCAATACTAAGTCATACAAGATTGGTAACAAATTGAACACAAGCTGATTGCAAAAGGCTCCAAATATCTACAGCTCTTGTAGGAGATAGAAAGACTATACTATTGAAAACTTACTGACACTCAAAAGACAGTCAAATGCAAAAGAACGTGTCAAAATAATGTGCTTTCTAAATGATGTTCAATTAGTACCGAAGTGAagttcaaattttgaaaatccaaaCACACCTGAACACATGTAGAGCAGAATATTCAGAAATAAGCAAACCTTTACTGTAAAACTTGGTTGCACCATCAAGGAATTAAAGGCAGCCTATCTTTGGTGGCCACATCACCACTTCAATTGTTTTTTGGGTCTTCAGCACCAAAAGCCCTCCCTCCATCAAGTATGACGTTTGTTTTCAGTCATCATGAGAAGACAAGCAGCTCACAGCTGCTGctcaaatatatttttcagCCAAAGTTGCATAAATCAGCAGTGACCATGCTAAAGGACATATAATCACAATTATAAGCAGCATTATGGCAAGCAGTTGCGCATATCCATATGACAAAATCTGTCTTTAGGCAGGCACAGGTCATGCTCTGACCAATTCTCTGCAAAGCTACCAGAATGACTTTTCAAGGTTCACCAGTAATCATTGCAAGAGCATACTCCGTCCTTAAAATGATGAAATCTATTTGCATCCCTTAAAATAATTAGTCTTCCTGTAACTTTTGAAATTAACTTTATAGCAACATGGCAGTCTCCACAAACTCGGAGGTTTTTCATTACCCTTATGGGCATTCCGCCAGGCAACTTCAGAAGTCCATATGCAATAGCCAACTTTTCACTGTGATGTCCCAGGCTTCGTACCTTCTCttcttcatccaaatcatgcAGGACGAAGCTGCCATCAGGGACATATCCGGCTTCCCTTAGCAATGCAGCTAAGCTCTCTAACTTCTCGACAATCATTGGATGCTCTGGATGCGGCATGTGCTCACCACCAGTAAACATATGCACTTTCTTATCAACCTCAATCCAGCTACAACCAGGCGAGCGGCTAACTTTCCTCAACCGCATGTGCTTCCTCAGCTTTGCTACATCCCCCCATTTGCCCTTAGAGGCAAAAATATTGGAAAGCAGAACATAATGTCCGGCATTTTGTGGCTCAAGCTGCAGAAGTTGCTTTGCTGCCACTTCTGCCAAGTCCAAGTTCATGTGGTTCCTACATGCTGCCATGAAAGAACCCCAAACAATTGCATCTGCTTCTACTGGCATCTTGTTAATCATATCCATAGCCTCAACCAAATGACCAGCTCGGCCAAGCAGATCAACCATACAAGCATAGTGTTCAGTTCCAGGATCTACCAAATATTTGGATTTCATAGCCTCAAAGATTTCTTTCCCTTCTTTGACTTTTCCAGTGTAACTGCAAGCTGAGAGAACTCCAACAAAAGTAACAGCATCTGCTGCAATGCCTAGAGAACACATTTCACGGAATGCTTGCAGGGTTTCATCTGCTAAGCCATGTTGGGCATATCCTGTTATTATAGAATTCCACATGACTACATCCTTCAGAGAAAATCTGTCAAATACTTGCTTTGCTTTGATAAGGTCGCCACATTTCACATACATTGTTATCAATACAGAGGAAACATATACATCATCATCGAATTTTGATCTGAGCAACTGAGCATGAATCTGCCTACCATGATCGACACTTGCAAGACTAGCACACACAGAAAGCACACTTATCAATGATGGGAAGTTCAGTCTAAGACCTTGTCTTTGCATACAGCGAAACATATCAAAGGCCTCCAAATCAAACCCTTTTCTCTCATAAACCTTAATCATTGCATTCCATGCAGCATCATCCTTCACCCTCATGGAATCAAATATCCTCCTCGCTCTAGCAACCTTCCCATTCTTGCCTAACCCAAGTATCATTGCATTACAAGCAACAATTGATTTAATAGGCATTGCATCGAAGAGCTCCAATGCCTCTTCAATTTTTTCACTCTGAATGTATCCCATCAGCATAGCAGTCCATGACACCTCATTCTTCTCAGGCATGACCTCAAAAAGCTTCCTAGCCAAATCCACCTTCCCATTTTGTGCATATCCTGAGATCATTGAAGTCCAGGAGAACACATTTCTATGGGGCATACTGTCAAAAATCTCTCGAGCTTCACCCAACCGACCTTCCTGACACAACCCACCAATCATACTTGTTCTTGCCACCACATCCTTCACGGGCATCATATCATAAAGCCTCTGTGCCTCCTCCATTCTACCCTGTTGTATCAACCCACCCAACATGACAGTCCACGAAACCACATTCTTTTCAGGCATTTGCCAAAAGAGAGCCTCAGCCTCTGATACCAGCCCCTCCTCCACATACCCTCTAACCATTGCAGTCCACGAGACAACATTCCTTTCGGGCATCTCATCAAAAACCTTTCTGGCTTCGTCCACCATCCCATTCTTTACATAGCCTGAAATCAGTCCATTCCAAGAAACTAAATTTCTATCGGACATTTGATCAAAGAGGCTCTGGGCTTCACTAGGCTGTTTGTTTTGGAAGTAGCCGGCAATAATGGAATTCCAGGAGACAACACCTTTGTGGGGCATTTGATCAAAAACCCTTCGGGCATTGTCAATTTGGCCCAACCGTGCATATTCCGCAATCTGAGAATTTGCAGTGATGGCAAGGGTGGAGTAACATTTTCTCCACCgcaacattaatacccaacggCACATTCGTACAATCAAGTAGgcttttaatatatttttcccACAGTAATTCAATAGGAGACGTGAATTTCCTACGTTCCGCTGTCGTCCTTTCCAGACCCCCAAGGGGAGCTAAAGTCAGGGAGTTGGGACAAGGGATTGCAGCAGAGGCAGATTGAGGTGGCGGAGGAAGTGGTGGGTTGTGCTTAATCTAACAGAATACAAGACCTTAATCAAAATGAATTACCTTCAAGGAGAATGTCACTTGACTTCTTCAATTCCACGGCGATAGTTTGGATAATCCTATTCCAATTTGTTCGCCTTGCAATTGAAACATGAAATAGGAACATAATCAAACTTACAAAGGCATTCGAAAAGGTATacacaaaatgaaaaataaggCAAGAAAAAGAATTTGCAAGATAAAGAGGAAGGACAAAAAGAacttcaaaaatttaaaaagaagaaaacagtgGTTATTGTAGTTAAAATAAAAGCAAGAGGCATTTATTGCTGAAAAGCACCACTGAGGATAGAGCAAAACAAAGAACAGTCACGCTTTTAGGACGGggaacacaaaaataaaaaagcagACACAGATTGTCCATAAACTGTCCTAAGAAGACGCATGAACTATCACCATGGGACAATAGGCTCAAAAAGCTTTGAATGCTGCAGTAACAAAATTCTACAAAGTTACAGCGAATGCCAAGACTAGATAACAGGCTCAAAATGGGAGTCCTTATTTATGAACTTCGATTGGCGTTTCAAGATCTTTACCTGTGAAGCATGACCAACCACTTCTGACAGGCTCAAACCTCCATCTTCTTCACATAAAGATGAAACAAAAACATCACCACCATCATCACTAAATGCATCTTAAAAGCATGTCTTGAGCCTCAGACTATCCAAAAAGGCGGTGATAAGAACAGACTCAGTTAAGAAGGGGCAGAAATTGGTTTAAGCGGAAGACTGGCAACTGCCCTCTCAGAAAGGCTTGCTAACATGTCTTTGAAgattttttcaaacaattgcTTGAGAAAAGGAGAGATCACATCAGAACAAGTCAAAGCATCAAGAGATCGAACCACACCTTTTCGAACAAGAAAAGTGAAAGCTGAAGATACCCCTTTGACAATTACATCTTTTCTTTCAATGTCATAGTCTTCCACCAGCATCAAGAGAAATTCTAGAAGAGTACGAGTTATGTCAACATAACTAGGAATGGAATTTATCATTAGCAATATCCCAGGCTCAATGTTCATTATATTATCTACCTTCTCATCAAAGAAAAGCCAATCATAGAATAAGGCAAGCTTAACATTTGCTTCGACATAATTCCTCTGGGAAGATTTTAGCAACCAGCCTATGACAGCCCACCTAGGGATGATGTCTGACTGAATAATCTCATTAGGTGGATGATGTCCACAGCAAATAAACCTAACAATGTCAGTTAGAAGAGTCTCCCTCTCGGGGACACCAAGAAACTTCTTTGCAAACCAAACTTGGTATCTCTTTTGATTTCCCAATTTAACATGCGTTAGCAAGAACCTCAACTGGTTCTCCATTTCAGGAGTTATCCGCAGCAGAAAATACCTACTAGAAGTCCTTGAAAGGTAGAGCTGTGAGATATCTAAAAATGCATCAGTCTGAAACACACTAGGGTTCAATAACAAGTCTTTCCAAATTGAGCGAAACTCAGGTACATGAACCAAGTCCTGTAAAAGCCGAACAAGATCTCTTCCAATCTTCAAACACAAACCAAATTTCTCCCTTAACATCCTAATGCAAAAATCAATTTCAAGCCTCTTCAAGGTTTCAACTTTTGAGTCATTTGGCAACCTACAATGATCGGCCAATAAACGAAGAAACACATATAAAGCACTGGTCAAAACTAGAGGTTCATCCTCCAACAAACAATCCCATTGGTCCCTAAAGAGACTAACCATCTCAAAACACAACCACAAATTTCCTCCGCTAAAGTCACCACCAACAATTTGCCTCAAAAGGGCCACCAATAAACCATCAAATCCAACTCCCAACACATTCACCATTTCACACGTCACCCAAATCAACTGAGTTTTCACCGAATCAACGAGTTTGGCATACAACTCATTAACAATCTTGATAAGCATGGATATAAAATAAGTGTAGCCATCAGTGACAATAGCATGTAAGTGCTTAATGTGGACTCTGACCAAGTGGGGTTCACATAAAATTCCACAAAGAATTGCTTTGTTCAGGTTGAAGTACTCTTCTTGAGTTGGaagttttaaaggaaaaaggggTCTGAGTTGGGGCTCCAGAAGCTGAAAAGCTTCTCTAAGAGAGACTTCAAGTGAGTTGTCAGCTTCAAAGATTGCATTTTTAGTCAGTTTGGAACGCATATTTCGATCAATCAATGAAACTAACAGAGTCCTAATTGAAGACCAGCGTACTAGAAATCACTGACCTGATCAGAAGGACCGTCGCATCAGCAGCAGCAGAACCCTAGCAATGATATGTTCGGAAGGTGGCAATTTGGCGGGTCT
This window contains:
- the LOC113697178 gene encoding uncharacterized protein, which gives rise to MVFNSVMLVSVARTSAEVWQQMACFGEHQRIDGQQMVDLVIRFPLQQLGRLLLYIWTFLCVPPQPYYYPTYSYYRDDDDDDDTSSDDDGAGDGAGSSSPTSSRYFYYHQQRPDADDDDDGAGAGAGSSSSTTSRYFYYHQQRPDADDDSSLSD
- the LOC140003882 gene encoding pentatricopeptide repeat-containing protein At1g56690, mitochondrial-like — translated: MCRWVLMLRWRKCYSTLAITANSQIAEYARLGQIDNARRVFDQMPHKGVVSWNSIIAGYFQNKQPSEAQSLFDQMSDRNLVSWNGLISGYVKNGMVDEARKVFDEMPERNVVSWTAMVRGYVEEGLVSEAEALFWQMPEKNVVSWTVMLGGLIQQGRMEEAQRLYDMMPVKDVVARTSMIGGLCQEGRLGEAREIFDSMPHRNVFSWTSMISGYAQNGKVDLARKLFEVMPEKNEVSWTAMLMGYIQSEKIEEALELFDAMPIKSIVACNAMILGLGKNGKVARARRIFDSMRVKDDAAWNAMIKVYERKGFDLEAFDMFRCMQRQGLRLNFPSLISVLSVCASLASVDHGRQIHAQLLRSKFDDDVYVSSVLITMYVKCGDLIKAKQVFDRFSLKDVVMWNSIITGYAQHGLADETLQAFREMCSLGIAADAVTFVGVLSACSYTGKVKEGKEIFEAMKSKYLVDPGTEHYACMVDLLGRAGHLVEAMDMINKMPVEADAIVWGSFMAACRNHMNLDLAEVAAKQLLQLEPQNAGHYVLLSNIFASKGKWGDVAKLRKHMRLRKVSRSPGCSWIEVDKKVHMFTGGEHMPHPEHPMIVEKLESLAALLREAGYVPDGSFVLHDLDEEEKVRSLGHHSEKLAIAYGLLKLPGGMPIRVMKNLRVCGDCHVAIKLISKVTGRLIILRDANRFHHFKDGVCSCNDYW
- the LOC113697186 gene encoding uncharacterized protein → MRSKLTKNAIFEADNSLEVSLREAFQLLEPQLRPLFPLKLPTQEEYFNLNKAILCGILCEPHLVRVHIKHLHAIVTDGYTYFISMLIKIVNELYAKLVDSVKTQLIWVTCEMVNVLGVGFDGLLVALLRQIVGGDFSGGNLWLCFEMVSLFRDQWDCLLEDEPLVLTSALYVFLRLLADHCRLPNDSKVETLKRLEIDFCIRMLREKFGLCLKIGRDLVRLLQDLVHVPEFRSIWKDLLLNPSVFQTDAFLDISQLYLSRTSSRYFLLRITPEMENQLRFLLTHVKLGNQKRYQVWFAKKFLGVPERETLLTDIVRFICCGHHPPNEIIQSDIIPRWAVIGWLLKSSQRNYVEANVKLALFYDWLFFDEKVDNIMNIEPGILLMINSIPSYVDITRTLLEFLLMLVEDYDIERKDVIVKGVSSAFTFLVRKGVVRSLDALTCSDVISPFLKQLFEKIFKDMLASLSERAVASLPLKPISAPS